The Camelus ferus isolate YT-003-E chromosome 4, BCGSAC_Cfer_1.0, whole genome shotgun sequence genome has a segment encoding these proteins:
- the UBAP1 gene encoding ubiquitin-associated protein 1 isoform X2, with the protein MYDFSLEKKTIEWAEDIKKIQETQREAERKAEEAEAKVNSKSGPEGDSKMSFSKTHCTAAMPPPINPILASLQHNSILTPTRVSSSATKQKVLSPPHTKADFNPADFECEEDPFDNLELKTIDEKEELRNILVGTTRPIVAQLLDSNLPRGGSGSVLQDEEVLASLERATLDFKPLHKPNGFITLPQLGNCEKMSLSSKVSLPPIPAVSNIKSLSFPKLDSDDSSQKTAKMASTFHSTSCLRSGTFRNPLKPSTQSSASELNGYHTLGLSALNLDSGTEVPTLTPSDLISQMPSLSVLSVSTEESSPPNTGPTVTPPNFSKSQVPNTPSCPQAYSELQTLSPSERQCVETVVNMGYSYECVLRAMKKKGENIEQILDYLFAHGQLCEKGFDPLLVEEALEMHQCSEEKMMEFLQLMSKFKEMGFELKDIKEALLLHNNDQDNALEDLMARAGAS; encoded by the exons TATGACTTCTCCTTGGAAAAGAAAACCATTGAGTGGGctgaagatattaaaaaaatccaagaaacCCAGCGGGAAGCTGAGCGCAAGGCTGAGGAAGCAGAAGCTAAAGTGAACTCTAAGAGTGGCCCAGAGGGTGACAGCAAAATGAGCTTCTCCAAGACTCACTGTACAGCAGCAATGCCACCTCCTATTAATCCCATCCTTGCCAGCTTACAGCACAACAGCATCCTCACCCCAACTCGGGTCAGCAGCAGTGCCACGAAACAGAAAGTTCTCAGCCCGCCCCATACAAAGGCAGATTTCAATCCTGCTGATTTTGAGTGTGAAGAAGACCCATTCGATAATCTGGAGTTAAAAACTATTGATGAGAAGGAAGAGCTGAGAAACATTCTGGTAGGAACCACTAGACCCATTGTGGCTCAGTTATTGGACAGTAACTTGCCTAGAGGCGGCTCTGGGTCTGTGTTACAGGATGAGGAGGTCCTGGCATCCCTGGAGCGGGCAACCCTAGATTTCAAGCCTCTTCACAAACCCAATGGCTTTATAACCTTACCACAGTTGGGCAACTGTGAAAAGATGTcgctgtcttccaaagtgtccCTCCCCCCAATCCCTGCAGTAAGCAATATCAAATCCCTGTCCTTCCCCAAACTTGACTCTGATGACAGCAGTCAGAAGACAGCCAAGATGGCAAGCACTTTCCATAGCACATCCTGCCTCCGCAGTGGCACGTTCCGAAATCCCCTAAAGCCTTCCACCCAAAGCAGTGCCAGTGAGCTCAATGGGTATCATACTCTTGGGCTTTCTGCTTTGAACTTGGACAGTGGCACAGAAGTGCCAACCCTGACCCCTTCTGATCTGATCTCCCAGAtgccttccctctctgtcttgtCTGTGTCCACAGAAGAATCATCACCTCCAAATACAGGTCCCACG GTCACACCTCCTAATTTCTCAAAATCACAAGTGCCCAACACTCCCAGCTGTCCCCAGGCTTATTCTGAACTGCAGACACTGTCTCCCAGTGAGCGGCAGTGTGTGGAGACAGTGGTCAACATGGGCTACTCATATGAGTGTGTCCTGAGAGCcatgaagaagaaaggagagaatattGAGCAG attctcGACTATCTCTTTGCACATGGACAGCTCTGTGAGAAGGGCTTCGACCCTCTTTTAGTGGAAGAGGCTCTGGAAATGCACCAGTGTTCAGAGGAGAAG atgaTGGAATTTCTTCAGTTAATGAGCAAATTTAAGGAAATGGGCTTTGAACTGAAAGACATTAAGGAAGCTCTGCTATTACACAACAATGACCAGGACAATGCTTTGGAAGACCTCATGGCTCGGGCAGGAGCCAGCTGA